CGCCAACTGAACCGGGTTCAGCCAGCGCTTCACTGCAAATGAAAGATTTAATCCCCACTTCATACCGTTCTCCTCCTATCTTTCGTTTCCTGCAAAAATGTATGAATTGTGTGCGAAATTTCAAGTAATCAGTCGTCTCGCATTGATCTGTTAATTCAATTTAATTCTCTTCTGCCGATTCTCACGCACGATGTTAGAGATCGAGCTGAAGGAGATCGCCAATACTACCACAATACCGCTGACCGCCGACTGCCAGTATGAGTTCACACCAAACAGGACGATGATATTCTGTATGATCGTAATGACCGCTGCGCCGATCAGTGCACCTGCCGGATTGCCCACGCCGCCGGTCAGTGACACACCGCCGATAACGGAGGCAGCGATCGAATTCATCGGCCAGTCCTCGCCAATCGCCGTCTGCGCCGAACCGAGACGGCACACATACAAAAGTCCGGCCAATGCGGAGATCAGTCCGACGATCGAATAGATCATCACCCGGATGCGGTCTACTTTGATGCCGAGTATCTTTGCCGCCTCCTTGCTGTTGCCGATCGCATAGATGTAACGGCCTGTCTTTGTCATCCTCACCATAAAGAGGATCAACAGCAGCACGATCACGCAGATTACAAAGGGAATCGGGATCGGTCCCAGAGACTGTTTGCCGAGAAACTGTGGTCCCGCCGGAATGCCTGTGACAGCCTTCCCCTTTGTGATCACGAGGTTCACACCGCCGTATACTCCCTGCATACCGATCGTGGCAACCATGGAATTCAGACGGAGCCTTGTAATGATCAGTCCGTTGATCAGACCGAACAGAAAACCCAGCCCCAGACCGATCACCAGAGACAGCCATGGATTCAGCCCTGCGTTCACCATCAGCATACCGGAAAGAATTCCGGAGAGGCAGGCGATCTTGCCGACTGACAGATCAAGTTCACCGACAAGAAGCAGCAATGACTGCGCGATACCGATCATACCGACAAACGCGAGGTCTCTCAGTACTGACTGCAGATTATAGACATTCAGGAAATAGGGAGATACCACACTGGCAACGATGATCATTATCACCAATACGGCTGCCATCGCAGTCATGTTGCTTTTCTTTAATGCGCTGATCAGTGCATTTCCTGATTTTTGTTTTGCGTTTTCTTTACTCATGATTTACTCCTCTATGTATTAAGAATTCACACCGATGATCGCTCCGAGAATCTCCTGCTGGCTCGTTTCTTTTTTATTTTCGAACTCCCCTGCCAGTCTGCCTTCGTACATCGCGATGATCCTGTTGGAACACTTCCTGATCTCCTCCATCTCGGAAGAGATCATAATGATCCCGATCCCCTCTTCCTCCGCGAGCTTTTTCATCAACCGATAGATCTCCGTCTTCGTCCCCACATCGATGCCCTTGGTCGGTTCGTCAAACACAAGTATCTTCGGTTTGCACGCCATTGCACGTCCGATGATTACCTTCTGCTGATTGCCGCCGGACAGAAACTGGATTTCCTTATCCGAGCCGGGCGTCTTGACCTCATAAGTTTCTATCACATCCTGTGCCAGCTGCTCTTCCTTTTTCCGGGAAATATTCAGACCATTCGTGAGTTCATCCAGTACGGAAATCGAGATATTTTCCCGGATCGAAAGCACCGGAAGAATCCCCTGCTTTTTGCGTTCCTCGGGAAGATAAATAAAATTATGCTTTACCGAATAGTTGGTATCCCCCAGTTTCCATTCCTTTCCGTCTATTTTCACAGATCCCTTATAGACTGGCAGATAACCGAAAATTGCCTGCATCAGCTCACTGCGGCCTGCACCAACCAGACCGGAAAACCCAAGGATCTCGCCTTTTCTCAGTTGAAAGCTGACGTCCTCAAACCGCTCTCCCGTCAAATGTTCCACCTCAAGCAGCACTTCGTCCGAAGGATGTTCCGAATAAAATCTCTCGTCCTGATCCAGTTCGCGTCCGGTCATCTGCTTGATGACCCACGCCGTATCCACATCTTTGATCTGTGAAAAAGCAACCTTTTTTCCGTTCCGAAATACGGTAATCACATCAGAGAGCAGAAAGATTTCTTCCAGCTTATGAGAAATAAAAATAACCGCCTTGTTCTCTTCTCTGATTTTCTTCACAATCTCGAACAGGATCTCCGTATCCCGGCTCGTCAGACTTGTCGTCGGTTCGTCCAGCATCAGCACGTCATAGTCTTCATGCACTGTCGCGCGGGCGATCTGCAGGAGCTGCTGCGAAGATACCGAAATGTCCTTCACCATATCGTCCGGTCTGATCGGAATCGAAAATTTCTCCAGAATCGGAACTGCCTTTTCTTCCAGTTCTCTCTGGTTGACCAGACCTTTTACACCGGATTTTTCATATGGCATAAACAGGTTTTCCGCGACAGACATATAGCTGAACAGGTCGATCTCCTGGGGCACATATGCAATCTTATTAAAAAGGCTTTTATTTCTGATCGCATTCTCTCCGCCGATCAGTACCTCCCCCTCCTCCGGTTCATAGACACCGGTCAGGCACTTGATCAATGTACTTTTCCCTGCACCGTTTTCTCCGATGATCGCATGAATCTCTCCCGGCTCGAAAGCAATATCCACCGAATCCAGCGCAACGACGCCCGGAAACATTTTTGTGATATTTTTTGCCTCTAATATTTTCATCTACTGATTCCTCATGGAAGAAACGGGGGACAAGCAACTGCAGTCCGGCAAGTCGCAAGTCCCCTTTTCTCCCTCTTCAAATAATTTCAGATTCTATTATTACTGCGCACTGACGATTGCGATCCACTCATCAATGTTCTCGGAAGTAATCCGGCCAATGCCGGTATCTACCATTGCCGGAAGCGTCATGCCCTGTGCTGCCTGATAAGCCATCAGAACCGCATACATGCCCTGCTCCTGAGGAAGTGTGGAAGAAGTTCCCGTGATCGTTCCCGTCTTGACATAATCCAGAATCTCAATCAGATTATCCATAGCCACGAATGTCACCTGATCCTGCATTCCTTTCTCTTCGATCGCAAGTGCCACACCGGAACCGCACGCATCACAGTTCAGATAACCGGTCAGATCCGGATTGGCTGCCAGAACAGCCGCTGCCTGAGACTGTGCCGTTTCAACGTTATCATTGTCAATACCGCCGTCAATCACTTCAATATCCGGATATTTTGCAAGTGCATCCAGATGCGCCTGGTATCTTTCCGCATGGTTGGGAGCGGACGGAGCGCCCTGCATAACCGCTACCTTTCCGGAAGTCCCCATCTCTTCGATCAGCATTTCAACCGCGATCTCAGCCTGCTCTGCGAAATCGTTTCCGACAGAGGTCAGTCCGCTTCCCTCCGGAGACGGTGCGTCAAACAAGATTACCGGAATGCCTCTCTCCTGAATTTCCTTGATAATATCAGCGCTGCCATCGTAATCCACCGGGTCCAGCAAGATTGCTGTCGGCGCCGTCGCCGCCGCCTGTTCCAGCGTGGAATTCTGCTCAGATACCTCTGCGGACTCCGGTGCGCGGTAGTCAATCTTCACTTCCACGCCAAGCTGTGCGGAGAGAAGGTCTGCTTCCTTCTGCGCACCCTTGTTTACCTCATCAAACCAGGCATGTACACATTTGGGAACTACAACAAACGTCATATCCTGAGCTTCTCCTACCGGCCCTGCTGCCGGAGCCTCCGCCGCCTGATCTGTCGGGGCCGCAGGTGTCTGCGCATTTTCCGCATTGCCGCTGGGAGCGGAACCACATGCCACCAGAGCGGCTGTCATTGCTACAGTCAATAACACTGCTAACAGTTTCTTTTTCATTTCATATTCCTCCTTCTTCTGTTTCATCCTGACTGTTCTTTCAGGATTGTTATCATTATACAGGAATGGTATTCTTATACAATGCGATGAAATTTAGAATCAGTAGGACAATTTTTAGAAGATCAGTCGATGCGAATGATCTGATCGGAGATGTCTTCCACATATTCTTCCCTGGTCTTTACGATAATCACGGAAATACCGCGTGCGGCAAATTTTTTAATATAATCTTTGACGATCTGTGTCCCCTTGATGTCGCAGAGAGCGAATGGCTCAAAAAGCACCAGCACTCTGGGATTGTAAATGCTCCAGCGTTCCAGTGTAATTCCAATCAGCACATTGATTCCCATTTCCTCCGCCTCCATACTCTGCAGGAGCTCTTCTTCCATCTCCATATTTTCCACTGCAATCCGGGGCATTCTGTGCGATGAAGCGATATATTCCATGGAAGAAATCTTGCACAGAGACGGGAGCAGCAGATTCTCTCCCACCGACATATGCGCAAAGATCTCTTCCCGGTTGCCAAGATGCCTGACCGACACGACCTTTTCGCGGATAAACAGATCGCAGCTCACATGCTGGTACTGTCGGCCATTCAGCACATACTCTATCCCCTCTGCAGTCTCTCTTCCCGCAAGCGTCATAAAGAGACGTTCCTTTTCCTTCCGGTCCAGCACAAGAAATGTGATGACATCGCCCCGCGCAAAGGCAAAATCCTTTCTCTGTCCGTCTGGCAGCCGTACTTTTCTCACCTGATAAACAATTTCCCTGTCATGGCCGTTCTCCGGCAGGAAGCCTTCCTGATTCCTCCTGTGAATGCCTGCCTCACTGCCCATCAGAAACCGCTCCAGATGTCCGCCGCTGCGGATATAACTCTTTGAACATTTTTTTACGATGCGGCCCTTATTAAAAATCACGTATTTATCCGATAGCAGAGACAGAATGAGGTTTGAATAACTGTTCACAATGACCGCCATCCCGTCCCGGATGACGTGCTTCATCGTCCGGGCAAACTCTTCCAACGCAGTGGCGTCCATACCCTCAAATTCGTCCTCGATGATCACGACTCTGGCGCCTTTGCGGTGTGCTTTTACAAGGTCGACAACGCGCTTTTCCAATTCTGTCAGTTCCCGCATCTTCCTTGTCACGTCAACGTCCAGATTCAGATCCTGAAAATACTGCCTCACTTCTGTCTCCAGCAGCTTTTCATATAAGAGCATACGCAGCCCCCCACAGTCTACAAGGCCGATATACTCTGCCACCGTCCAGTCGTCGATGACATAATTATCCGCTGCGATATGATATACCTTTTCCTGAAGCATTTTTCC
The sequence above is a segment of the Lachnospiraceae bacterium JLR.KK008 genome. Coding sequences within it:
- a CDS encoding ABC transporter permease, yielding MSKENAKQKSGNALISALKKSNMTAMAAVLVIMIIVASVVSPYFLNVYNLQSVLRDLAFVGMIGIAQSLLLLVGELDLSVGKIACLSGILSGMLMVNAGLNPWLSLVIGLGLGFLFGLINGLIITRLRLNSMVATIGMQGVYGGVNLVITKGKAVTGIPAGPQFLGKQSLGPIPIPFVICVIVLLLILFMVRMTKTGRYIYAIGNSKEAAKILGIKVDRIRVMIYSIVGLISALAGLLYVCRLGSAQTAIGEDWPMNSIAASVIGGVSLTGGVGNPAGALIGAAVITIIQNIIVLFGVNSYWQSAVSGIVVVLAISFSSISNIVRENRQKRIKLN
- a CDS encoding ATP-binding cassette domain-containing protein; the encoded protein is MKKEILRINNLNYHYSLMNKLENISLCILEGECVGFLGLTYSGKDLLVQLLDGALEEDMGRSCICIGGQTVTEGKMLQEKVYHIAADNYVIDDWTVAEYIGLVDCGGLRMLLYEKLLETEVRQYFQDLNLDVDVTRKMRELTELEKRVVDLVKAHRKGARVVIIEDEFEGMDATALEEFARTMKHVIRDGMAVIVNSYSNLILSLLSDKYVIFNKGRIVKKCSKSYIRSGGHLERFLMGSEAGIHRRNQEGFLPENGHDREIVYQVRKVRLPDGQRKDFAFARGDVITFLVLDRKEKERLFMTLAGRETAEGIEYVLNGRQYQHVSCDLFIREKVVSVRHLGNREEIFAHMSVGENLLLPSLCKISSMEYIASSHRMPRIAVENMEMEEELLQSMEAEEMGINVLIGITLERWSIYNPRVLVLFEPFALCDIKGTQIVKDYIKKFAARGISVIIVKTREEYVEDISDQIIRID
- a CDS encoding substrate-binding domain-containing protein; this encodes MKQKKEEYEMKKKLLAVLLTVAMTAALVACGSAPSGNAENAQTPAAPTDQAAEAPAAGPVGEAQDMTFVVVPKCVHAWFDEVNKGAQKEADLLSAQLGVEVKIDYRAPESAEVSEQNSTLEQAAATAPTAILLDPVDYDGSADIIKEIQERGIPVILFDAPSPEGSGLTSVGNDFAEQAEIAVEMLIEEMGTSGKVAVMQGAPSAPNHAERYQAHLDALAKYPDIEVIDGGIDNDNVETAQSQAAAVLAANPDLTGYLNCDACGSGVALAIEEKGMQDQVTFVAMDNLIEILDYVKTGTITGTSSTLPQEQGMYAVLMAYQAAQGMTLPAMVDTGIGRITSENIDEWIAIVSAQ
- a CDS encoding sugar ABC transporter ATP-binding protein, whose translation is MKILEAKNITKMFPGVVALDSVDIAFEPGEIHAIIGENGAGKSTLIKCLTGVYEPEEGEVLIGGENAIRNKSLFNKIAYVPQEIDLFSYMSVAENLFMPYEKSGVKGLVNQRELEEKAVPILEKFSIPIRPDDMVKDISVSSQQLLQIARATVHEDYDVLMLDEPTTSLTSRDTEILFEIVKKIREENKAVIFISHKLEEIFLLSDVITVFRNGKKVAFSQIKDVDTAWVIKQMTGRELDQDERFYSEHPSDEVLLEVEHLTGERFEDVSFQLRKGEILGFSGLVGAGRSELMQAIFGYLPVYKGSVKIDGKEWKLGDTNYSVKHNFIYLPEERKKQGILPVLSIRENISISVLDELTNGLNISRKKEEQLAQDVIETYEVKTPGSDKEIQFLSGGNQQKVIIGRAMACKPKILVFDEPTKGIDVGTKTEIYRLMKKLAEEEGIGIIMISSEMEEIRKCSNRIIAMYEGRLAGEFENKKETSQQEILGAIIGVNS